The following are from one region of the Paenibacillus sp. JZ16 genome:
- a CDS encoding Ger(x)C family spore germination protein: protein MKCSTIIRFLLPLIILTGCATKVEVNEQTFVFAMYINKGKQPGNVEVTISAPLPNRLMSGQQAGSGSGGDPYAMVSKDSATIQDALHLIQKDLSRRLDFSHTRVLVLGRSYAEDGIEDLMDWFEREPTIDFRCYLMVAPGDAKQIARLTPVFEQMPSEVLIKFAEHHNMVATTARDILYASKANQGYALTYLSAGKKPLVADPAKKDDWAGVQGTAIFQGHKLRATLPLKESMAVSWALKELRDALYTVSWDDGKNKGKASLLLINIRSQKKVKMTPDGPVFTVMLKGRADIIYKKDTHLPDSAAINKMIERELNDQVSTQMNRALRTSQRAGADILQLGMVLDWHYPDAWHKLRSRWEDFYRNEAEIQVSTHITIRNLGASFNAKSE from the coding sequence ATGAAATGTTCAACAATCATTCGATTTCTGCTGCCTTTAATCATTCTTACCGGTTGCGCAACCAAGGTGGAGGTTAATGAACAGACGTTCGTCTTCGCTATGTATATTAATAAAGGCAAGCAGCCGGGAAATGTAGAGGTTACCATTAGCGCTCCCCTGCCGAATCGCTTAATGTCCGGGCAGCAGGCCGGCAGCGGGAGCGGCGGCGATCCTTATGCCATGGTCTCCAAGGATTCCGCCACAATTCAGGATGCCTTGCATCTTATTCAAAAAGATCTGTCTCGGCGGCTTGACTTCAGTCATACCCGGGTCCTTGTATTGGGCCGAAGCTACGCTGAAGACGGTATTGAGGATTTAATGGATTGGTTTGAAAGGGAACCCACGATCGATTTCAGATGCTACTTGATGGTTGCACCAGGCGACGCCAAGCAAATCGCCAGATTAACGCCGGTCTTTGAGCAAATGCCTTCGGAGGTTCTCATCAAATTCGCCGAACATCATAATATGGTGGCAACTACGGCGAGAGATATTTTATATGCAAGCAAAGCCAACCAAGGGTACGCCCTGACATACTTATCTGCAGGCAAAAAGCCGTTGGTAGCCGATCCAGCTAAAAAGGATGATTGGGCCGGAGTTCAAGGGACGGCGATATTTCAAGGTCACAAGCTAAGGGCCACCCTGCCACTAAAGGAATCCATGGCCGTCAGCTGGGCTCTTAAGGAGCTAAGAGACGCGCTTTACACCGTGTCTTGGGACGATGGCAAGAACAAAGGTAAGGCCAGCCTGTTACTCATCAACATCAGATCCCAGAAGAAGGTGAAAATGACACCCGACGGCCCCGTTTTCACGGTTATGCTCAAGGGAAGGGCAGACATCATATACAAAAAAGACACACACTTACCGGATTCGGCTGCTATCAACAAAATGATTGAACGTGAATTGAATGACCAGGTCAGCACTCAAATGAACCGTGCTCTGCGTACATCCCAAAGGGCTGGTGCGGATATATTGCAATTAGGCATGGTCCTCGACTGGCACTACCCCGATGCTTGGCATAAACTGCGTTCAAGATGGGAAGATTTTTACAGAAATGAAGCAGAAATTCAAGTTTCGACTCATATTACCATACGAAACCTGGGAGCAAGTTTTAATGCCAAATCAGAATAA
- a CDS encoding DUF421 domain-containing protein encodes MAEWLEIVLRTLCAVVVLFLMTKLLGKRQITQLSFFEYLTGITIGSLAAYISLDLDANWYLGLVALGVWVACSLLIEFLTIKSKKARDFIDFKSTVLIKDGKILEDNLKKEKLSSDELMQQLRKKDVFQIADVEFAIMESSGEINVLLTRENLPLTPKDLGVQVAPEKPGQVVVMDGEVMDEPLRVAGFNHGWLVEELDKQGAKIKDVFLAQVDTYGQLTVDLYDDQIQVPQNEERKLLYANLKKCQADLELFSLSTKSKKAKKMYEESSKQIEKIIAEVKPILNT; translated from the coding sequence GTGGCCGAGTGGTTGGAAATTGTACTTAGAACCTTATGTGCTGTGGTCGTGTTGTTTCTGATGACGAAACTGCTGGGCAAGCGGCAAATTACGCAGCTATCTTTTTTTGAATATTTAACGGGGATTACGATCGGCAGCTTGGCCGCCTACATCTCCCTGGATCTTGATGCGAACTGGTATTTGGGATTAGTAGCGCTGGGCGTATGGGTAGCCTGTTCATTACTTATTGAATTCCTGACAATCAAGAGCAAGAAGGCCAGGGACTTTATCGATTTTAAGTCGACCGTGCTCATTAAAGACGGCAAGATATTGGAAGATAATTTAAAGAAAGAAAAACTGTCTTCCGATGAGTTAATGCAGCAGCTGCGGAAAAAAGACGTGTTTCAGATCGCTGACGTGGAATTTGCCATTATGGAGTCCAGCGGGGAAATTAATGTTCTGCTGACGCGTGAGAATCTGCCTTTAACTCCTAAAGATCTTGGTGTCCAGGTAGCGCCGGAAAAGCCCGGACAGGTTGTCGTCATGGATGGTGAAGTCATGGATGAACCGCTGCGCGTCGCAGGCTTCAATCATGGATGGCTGGTGGAAGAACTGGACAAGCAGGGCGCTAAGATCAAGGATGTATTTCTCGCACAGGTAGACACTTATGGACAACTAACCGTCGATTTGTATGATGATCAGATTCAGGTTCCCCAAAATGAGGAGCGGAAACTGCTCTATGCGAATTTGAAAAAATGTCAGGCGGATCTGGAGTTATTCAGCCTCAGTACAAAGAGTAAGAAGGCAAAAAAAATGTATGAAGAAAGCTCCAAACAGATCGAGAAGATTATAGCCGAGGTAAAGCCAATCCTAAATACTTAA
- a CDS encoding DUF1657 domain-containing protein translates to MTVASDVKTCLSSLKSAQASLEQFALSTQDQNAKDLFTAAAQQTQQVVDQVAQRVQQLEQEEPQYKGF, encoded by the coding sequence ATGACCGTAGCTTCCGATGTTAAAACATGTCTCTCATCCTTAAAAAGCGCTCAGGCCAGCCTTGAGCAATTTGCACTGTCCACGCAAGATCAAAATGCCAAGGATTTGTTCACGGCTGCAGCTCAACAGACACAGCAAGTCGTGGACCAAGTGGCCCAGCGGGTTCAGCAGCTTGAACAGGAAGAGCCTCAGTATAAAGGTTTCTAA
- a CDS encoding YitT family protein, producing MVSFRKHVIIVIGSFLIAMGTNFFLVPHKVLDGGVIGIALIANYVFDLHIGFVIILCSIPMFIAAWILNREIFYNSLSGMLISSFIIDLLSPLQPDFLRFFAPNVILSALLGGALIGAGLGFMLRHNASTGGTDLLAHFLAKYLPLNVGVIILLMDAVIIGFGGFLLSESTFMYSVLTIVAGGFTTGMFTQKRWFKKRRIK from the coding sequence ATGGTGTCATTTCGAAAACATGTCATTATCGTGATCGGCAGTTTTCTGATCGCGATGGGGACCAATTTTTTTCTTGTCCCGCATAAAGTTTTGGATGGTGGAGTTATCGGCATCGCCCTGATAGCTAACTATGTGTTTGATCTACATATCGGATTCGTCATCATTTTGTGCAGCATTCCCATGTTTATCGCAGCCTGGATATTAAATCGCGAAATTTTTTACAATAGTCTGTCAGGCATGCTGATATCTTCATTTATTATCGATTTGCTTTCACCGCTGCAACCGGATTTTTTGCGATTTTTTGCCCCGAATGTCATCCTGAGCGCGCTCCTGGGCGGGGCTTTGATCGGAGCCGGACTTGGATTTATGCTAAGACACAATGCAAGCACGGGCGGAACGGATCTGCTGGCGCATTTCCTGGCTAAATATTTGCCGTTAAATGTAGGCGTCATTATTTTGCTGATGGATGCCGTGATCATTGGTTTCGGAGGTTTCCTGTTGTCGGAAAGCACCTTCATGTATTCTGTTCTGACGATCGTAGCGGGCGGCTTTACGACAGGAATGTTCACCCAGAAGCGTTGGTTCAAAAAGAGACGGATTAAATAA
- a CDS encoding spore germination protein → MKEQTHHELVENIKQNLENCEDVVYQSFRAHGKSCTLIYIQSIIDTSSLHERIITPLLKEASALQFNLDDFINELDRGDLLSIPFNRSSSAHDIANLIVEGYVVLYIDSLVNVYTFDLTKYEKRAVSESQNELVVNGPQEAFIEDIFTNLSLLRHKIKHPALKTRRYQIGRYSKTLIYMVYIDGLADKDVVAKIEKNIKAISIDGAFGISTLSEQMKEGVKSPFPQFQYTERPDSVAASLLEGRVGMMMDGTPSALIVPVTLLSLLQSSEDYYHSFFSSSWIRLIRFMFAVISLLMPSMYVAITTFQPSIIPTDLLLTITSTRENIPFSALTEALIMELTFEALREAGTRIPKPVGQTISIIGAIVIGQAAVEAGIVSNPMVIVVSITGIASYIIPHFELGLTFRLLRFPLLLLGGTLGLIGLFAGTFVVLGHLASLKSFGTPYLEPVAPLVFSEWRDTFLRAPSPLLNKRPTSYAAQTSNNRRQKPK, encoded by the coding sequence TTGAAGGAACAAACTCATCATGAACTGGTTGAGAATATAAAACAAAATCTTGAGAACTGTGAAGATGTCGTCTACCAATCATTTCGGGCCCATGGCAAATCCTGCACCCTGATTTATATCCAATCTATTATTGATACCAGCTCTTTGCATGAGCGTATCATTACCCCGCTCCTCAAAGAGGCCTCTGCCTTACAATTTAATTTAGATGACTTTATTAATGAGCTGGATCGTGGCGATTTACTCTCGATTCCATTCAACCGCTCATCATCAGCTCACGATATTGCGAACCTGATTGTAGAGGGCTATGTCGTTCTGTATATTGATTCATTGGTTAACGTCTATACCTTTGATCTAACGAAGTATGAAAAGAGAGCCGTCTCGGAATCCCAAAATGAGCTTGTGGTAAATGGCCCCCAGGAGGCTTTTATCGAGGACATCTTCACCAACCTGTCCTTGCTGCGTCACAAAATCAAACATCCCGCATTAAAGACGCGCCGTTACCAAATCGGGCGTTATTCGAAGACCCTTATATACATGGTATATATTGACGGACTGGCCGATAAGGATGTGGTGGCTAAGATCGAAAAAAATATCAAGGCCATATCTATCGACGGGGCCTTTGGCATCAGTACCTTATCTGAACAAATGAAAGAAGGCGTGAAATCGCCGTTTCCTCAGTTTCAATACACAGAGCGACCCGACTCTGTTGCAGCTTCACTGCTTGAGGGGAGAGTCGGGATGATGATGGACGGTACACCGTCTGCTCTTATCGTGCCGGTTACGCTCTTGTCTCTGCTGCAATCTTCCGAGGATTATTATCACAGCTTTTTTTCCTCCAGCTGGATCCGTCTTATTCGCTTTATGTTCGCTGTCATTTCGCTGCTGATGCCATCCATGTATGTTGCCATTACCACGTTCCAGCCTTCTATCATTCCGACGGATCTGCTGCTCACGATTACATCAACTCGTGAGAACATCCCTTTCTCGGCATTAACGGAAGCCCTCATTATGGAACTAACCTTTGAAGCGCTCAGGGAAGCCGGAACCCGAATTCCAAAACCGGTCGGTCAGACTATATCGATTATCGGCGCCATTGTCATCGGACAAGCCGCGGTGGAAGCAGGGATCGTGTCTAACCCGATGGTAATCGTGGTATCCATAACAGGGATTGCTTCGTACATCATTCCGCATTTTGAGCTTGGGCTGACATTTCGACTCCTACGCTTCCCCCTGCTTCTCTTGGGAGGAACACTCGGTCTAATCGGTTTGTTTGCAGGAACTTTTGTAGTGCTTGGACATTTGGCTTCGCTTAAATCCTTCGGGACTCCGTATCTGGAACCGGTAGCTCCGCTGGTATTCTCCGAGTGGAGGGATACGTTTCTCCGTGCTCCCTCTCCCCTGCTGAATAAACGTCCAACTTCCTATGCTGCTCAGACCTCGAATAATAGGAGGCAGAAACCAAAATGA
- a CDS encoding sugar kinase, giving the protein MKNETRPIDVITFGESMGLLYPEGTRGIGQGGSMAQSFGGAESNLAIGLSRLGCSSGWFGQLGNDPIGTGILKTLRGEGVDISAARQTDIAPTGLMLRENVRGQSSVYYYRKGSAASHMTPDHVDSEYIANARILHFTGITAALSSSCLETIRHVISVCKAHGVLISFDPNLRLKLWNIEEARPVLLELAEACDYFLPGYDECKLLFETEDEQAILDRLRQLPGMSVIKSFNGSNVIVHKSHTYSLPFEQVDQVVDTVGAGDGFCAGFLAGIAKGWTPEEALSLGGLTGSLVIQAPGDWEALPTWEEVQQRRGNAAHIER; this is encoded by the coding sequence ATGAAGAATGAAACGCGTCCTATCGATGTCATCACGTTCGGTGAATCGATGGGATTATTATATCCGGAAGGTACACGGGGCATAGGACAAGGAGGAAGCATGGCACAATCCTTCGGCGGTGCCGAAAGCAATCTCGCCATCGGACTGTCCAGGCTTGGCTGCAGCAGCGGATGGTTCGGTCAACTCGGTAACGATCCGATCGGAACCGGTATTTTGAAAACGCTTCGAGGAGAAGGTGTCGACATTTCCGCCGCCAGACAAACGGATATTGCACCGACCGGCCTTATGCTGCGCGAGAACGTTCGCGGTCAATCCTCCGTCTATTACTACCGCAAAGGCTCCGCCGCCAGTCACATGACGCCGGACCATGTAGACTCCGAATACATAGCCAATGCCCGCATCCTTCATTTTACAGGCATCACCGCAGCTCTAAGCAGCAGCTGCCTGGAGACGATACGGCATGTCATTTCCGTATGCAAAGCGCATGGCGTCCTGATCAGCTTTGACCCTAACCTCAGGCTCAAGCTATGGAATATCGAGGAAGCTCGCCCTGTATTGCTGGAACTTGCGGAAGCCTGTGATTATTTTCTTCCGGGCTATGATGAATGCAAGCTGCTGTTCGAAACTGAGGACGAGCAGGCGATCCTGGACCGACTGCGACAGCTTCCCGGAATGTCCGTTATCAAAAGTTTCAATGGGAGCAATGTCATTGTCCACAAGAGCCACACCTACTCCCTTCCCTTTGAACAGGTGGATCAAGTGGTGGACACCGTGGGAGCAGGCGACGGCTTCTGTGCTGGTTTCCTTGCCGGTATCGCCAAGGGCTGGACACCCGAAGAGGCTCTCTCGCTGGGCGGCTTAACCGGTTCGCTGGTGATCCAAGCGCCCGGTGATTGGGAAGCACTTCCGACCTGGGAAGAGGTACAACAGCGGCGCGGAAATGCTGCTCATATCGAGCGTTAG
- a CDS encoding PTS fructose transporter subunit IIABC produces the protein MKITDLMIQETMIMDLKAVTKEAAIDELIASLAASGRINDPVLFKEMILKREAESSTGIGGGIAMPHAKTKAVNEPTVVFAKSSQGVDFEALDGEAAYVFFMIAAPEGAGNTHLRTLAALSRLLIDTEFIAQLMNTKTPGEVTALFDSKQAVEEAAKAEKEAAKRREAAKKESEKAPESDVTSESDPKKVADGTSDAFVVAVTACPTGIAHTFMAEDALKKKAQEMGVEIRVETNGSEGAQNVLTEEEIRRAAGVIIAADKNVEMARFNGKPVLQRPVSDGIRKSEELIRKAMSGDAPIYRSEGGGESQAKDAEKGSIGTKVYKDLMNGISHMLPFVVGGGILLAISFLIEQLAGDNHPLFQLLQTIGGGDGAFHFLIPVLAGFIALSIGDRPALMPGMVGGLMALNSNSGFLGGLAAGFLAGYVVILLRKVFAGLPKALDGLKPILLYPVVGLLVTGTIMFYLFDPFFSWINLGLIDILNNLGTGNAVILGLILGGMMSIDMGGPFNKAAYAFAIGVFTSSGNTNGAMMAAVMAGGMVPPLAIALATTFFKHKFTEQERKSGVTNYVMGLSFITEGAIPFAAADPLRVLTSCILGSAVAGGLTQLWSINVPAPHGGVFVAALANHALLFLLAVLIGAVLSGLLLGLWKKPLERK, from the coding sequence ATGAAAATTACGGATTTAATGATACAAGAAACGATGATCATGGACCTGAAGGCGGTCACGAAGGAGGCAGCCATTGATGAACTGATCGCAAGCCTGGCTGCAAGCGGGCGGATCAACGATCCGGTCTTGTTCAAAGAGATGATTCTGAAGCGTGAAGCCGAATCCAGTACGGGAATCGGAGGCGGCATCGCGATGCCGCACGCGAAGACGAAAGCGGTTAATGAACCGACCGTCGTGTTTGCCAAGAGCAGTCAGGGCGTGGATTTCGAAGCGCTGGACGGAGAGGCGGCGTATGTGTTTTTTATGATCGCAGCTCCGGAAGGAGCCGGAAATACCCATCTCCGTACGCTTGCCGCACTATCGCGGCTGTTGATCGATACCGAATTTATCGCACAATTGATGAATACGAAGACGCCCGGGGAAGTAACGGCGTTATTTGATTCGAAACAGGCAGTGGAAGAAGCTGCCAAGGCGGAGAAGGAAGCGGCCAAGAGAAGGGAAGCGGCAAAAAAGGAATCGGAGAAGGCTCCGGAATCCGATGTCACTTCCGAATCTGACCCCAAGAAAGTTGCTGACGGAACCTCGGATGCTTTTGTTGTTGCCGTAACGGCGTGTCCGACCGGTATTGCCCATACGTTTATGGCTGAAGATGCCCTGAAGAAGAAAGCTCAGGAAATGGGCGTCGAGATCCGGGTGGAGACCAATGGCTCGGAGGGTGCGCAGAACGTGTTGACGGAAGAGGAAATCCGCAGGGCGGCAGGCGTCATCATTGCCGCCGACAAAAACGTGGAAATGGCCCGCTTTAACGGAAAGCCTGTGCTCCAGCGACCGGTCAGCGACGGTATCCGCAAATCGGAGGAGCTGATTCGCAAAGCGATGAGCGGTGATGCCCCCATCTACCGGAGCGAAGGCGGAGGTGAGTCGCAGGCGAAGGACGCGGAGAAGGGCAGCATAGGCACGAAAGTGTATAAGGACCTGATGAATGGTATTTCGCATATGCTGCCATTCGTCGTGGGAGGCGGTATTCTTCTGGCTATCTCCTTCCTGATCGAGCAGCTTGCAGGAGACAATCATCCCCTCTTCCAGCTGCTGCAGACGATTGGCGGGGGAGACGGCGCCTTCCACTTCCTCATTCCGGTTCTGGCGGGATTCATTGCGCTCAGCATAGGTGATCGTCCGGCGTTGATGCCCGGTATGGTCGGAGGGCTAATGGCCCTGAATTCTAATTCGGGATTTCTTGGCGGGCTAGCGGCAGGTTTCTTGGCGGGTTATGTGGTGATTCTGCTGCGCAAAGTCTTTGCTGGTCTGCCCAAAGCGCTTGATGGCTTAAAGCCGATTCTGTTGTACCCGGTTGTCGGCCTCCTTGTAACCGGAACGATCATGTTCTACCTGTTTGATCCGTTCTTCAGCTGGATCAATCTCGGCCTGATTGATATTCTGAACAATCTGGGTACTGGAAACGCGGTGATTCTTGGTCTTATTCTGGGCGGAATGATGTCGATTGACATGGGTGGACCCTTCAATAAAGCGGCATATGCATTTGCGATCGGCGTCTTTACATCCAGCGGCAATACGAACGGAGCCATGATGGCTGCGGTTATGGCCGGCGGTATGGTTCCTCCGCTTGCTATTGCGCTGGCGACGACGTTTTTCAAGCATAAGTTTACGGAGCAGGAACGAAAGTCCGGTGTGACCAACTATGTGATGGGACTTTCCTTCATTACGGAGGGCGCGATCCCGTTCGCCGCTGCCGATCCGCTGCGCGTGCTGACATCTTGCATCCTCGGCTCGGCGGTTGCCGGCGGGTTGACGCAGCTGTGGAGCATCAACGTCCCTGCTCCTCACGGGGGGGTTTTTGTTGCCGCTCTGGCCAACCATGCGCTTCTGTTCTTGCTGGCCGTCCTGATTGGCGCGGTGCTATCAGGCCTGCTGCTTGGTCTGTGGAAGAAGCCGCTTGAGCGTAAATAG
- a CDS encoding putative holin-like toxin — MGVNEALALMISFATLVVSILAFHNKK; from the coding sequence ATGGGCGTGAATGAAGCTTTGGCTTTAATGATATCGTTCGCCACTCTGGTCGTCTCGATCCTTGCCTTCCATAATAAGAAATAG
- a CDS encoding GerAB/ArcD/ProY family transporter, giving the protein MRKTPWQLFRFAFVYLSAQPTGFLITPLLWNSEYLGWMSILAGSAMSLILLWFTIRLGMWSPNTSWVDFGERLVGKWVHTMIILLLLFWSINYIALDIEGFTLFFNTNYMRESPQWIIQIIIGLVVIITARWGLETMIYMSDGLFILSVLSIVLVNIFFFKNSEFEMLPALITHHNYGSAATDAVYCLSFFAEWVVFLFIAPYIQIDRRAFRNLACSGLLVALAVLLQWLAALLNFGPYFGRELQYPLVELMRSTGGFLGKSDPLMIGLWSSSMFMHSAFLLHVSVKCLGKVLNLKKMDNPLISLVGGTSVVIAYQYSRNPTLFQENYDSVPMIAFFLTIEAIPLLYWLAILLRPRKRKRRTA; this is encoded by the coding sequence ATGCGTAAAACTCCCTGGCAGCTGTTCCGGTTTGCGTTTGTTTATCTATCTGCCCAGCCCACTGGGTTTCTGATCACGCCTCTGCTATGGAATTCAGAATATCTAGGATGGATGTCCATTCTTGCCGGAAGTGCTATGAGTCTGATCCTTCTGTGGTTCACGATCAGGCTCGGCATGTGGAGCCCGAATACCTCCTGGGTGGATTTTGGAGAACGCCTGGTCGGGAAATGGGTTCATACCATGATCATCCTTTTGCTCTTGTTTTGGAGCATCAATTACATTGCCTTGGATATCGAAGGTTTTACCTTGTTTTTTAATACGAACTATATGCGGGAATCCCCGCAGTGGATTATCCAGATTATCATTGGATTGGTTGTGATCATCACGGCCAGATGGGGACTGGAAACGATGATTTATATGTCAGACGGATTATTTATACTTTCCGTGCTCTCTATCGTGCTGGTCAATATATTCTTTTTCAAAAACTCGGAATTTGAGATGCTGCCTGCTTTGATTACGCATCATAATTATGGTTCCGCGGCAACAGATGCCGTGTATTGTCTCTCTTTCTTTGCCGAATGGGTCGTATTCCTGTTTATTGCACCCTACATACAAATCGATCGGAGAGCGTTTCGCAATCTGGCCTGTTCAGGGCTCTTGGTCGCCTTGGCGGTTTTGCTTCAATGGTTGGCTGCCCTGCTCAATTTCGGTCCATACTTCGGGCGAGAACTTCAATATCCGCTCGTGGAGCTTATGCGTTCTACCGGCGGCTTCCTCGGTAAATCCGATCCCTTAATGATAGGGTTATGGAGCAGCTCCATGTTTATGCACAGTGCGTTTTTGCTCCATGTCAGCGTAAAATGCCTGGGAAAGGTATTGAACCTAAAAAAAATGGACAATCCCCTGATTTCCTTGGTTGGTGGTACTTCGGTCGTTATCGCCTACCAATATTCGCGGAATCCTACGCTGTTTCAGGAGAATTACGACTCTGTGCCTATGATTGCTTTTTTCCTGACCATTGAAGCGATTCCCCTATTGTACTGGTTAGCCATACTTCTGCGCCCGCGAAAGAGAAAACGGCGGACAGCCTAG
- a CDS encoding bifunctional 2-keto-4-hydroxyglutarate aldolase/2-keto-3-deoxy-6-phosphogluconate aldolase, translating to MKKLRLIEQIHHAGVVAVLRGDSPEEVVEIAKRAIEGGIKVIEVTMTVPFATEAITTLAKMYSSKDPQADNYAIIGAGTVLDAETARITILAGAEFVVSPGFDRDTIMLSNRYRIPVMPGAVTVHDIVAALELGVDVIKLFPGNLYSPSVIPSLKGPLPQANIMPTGGVNLDNLHEWIKAGAFAVGIGSDLTKDALKSGDFNLITEKARAYINAFKEAQSQR from the coding sequence ATGAAAAAGCTAAGACTGATCGAACAAATTCATCATGCGGGTGTCGTCGCTGTCCTTCGCGGAGATTCCCCCGAAGAGGTTGTCGAGATTGCCAAACGTGCGATTGAAGGCGGTATCAAGGTTATCGAAGTAACCATGACCGTACCGTTCGCTACCGAAGCCATTACGACGCTGGCCAAAATGTACTCCTCTAAAGACCCGCAAGCGGATAACTATGCCATCATTGGCGCAGGCACGGTTCTCGATGCTGAAACAGCTCGAATCACCATTCTTGCCGGTGCCGAGTTTGTAGTCTCGCCGGGCTTCGACCGCGATACCATTATGCTCAGCAATCGTTACCGCATCCCGGTTATGCCGGGCGCCGTAACCGTTCATGATATCGTTGCCGCTCTTGAGCTTGGCGTCGACGTCATCAAGCTCTTCCCGGGCAATCTGTACTCTCCATCCGTCATTCCATCTCTGAAAGGTCCGCTCCCGCAGGCCAACATCATGCCAACCGGCGGCGTAAATCTGGACAATCTGCATGAATGGATCAAGGCCGGCGCGTTTGCGGTCGGGATCGGATCGGATCTGACCAAGGACGCATTGAAGAGCGGTGACTTCAATCTGATTACAGAGAAGGCACGCGCATATATCAACGCCTTTAAGGAAGCTCAATCGCAAAGATAA
- a CDS encoding MBL fold metallo-hydrolase: MMEQNSKGRGPEELIEEINRTSTAEGMAAVWFLGQESVVLKGGEVVIYIDPYMSDDLERKAGFKRAFPAPLTPEHITNANMVLITHEHDDHMDLGTIAVIAKQNPETIFVAPACCHEAMREAGVAPERLYAAMCDEWQQFEGFRLMAIPAAHETLDEHEQFGHRYVGYLVDIQGVLIYHAGDTVVYPGLVERLQAYAIDIGMVPINGGDAFRRKDGIVGNMGFREAAELAAASGFDLTIPMHYDIFPWNGEKPGYFVDYCYENYPYMKTKVMARTERLIYVKD, encoded by the coding sequence ATGATGGAACAGAACAGCAAGGGTCGAGGTCCCGAGGAGCTTATCGAAGAAATCAACCGGACGTCCACAGCTGAAGGAATGGCGGCGGTATGGTTTCTGGGACAGGAGAGCGTTGTCCTTAAGGGCGGGGAGGTTGTCATCTATATCGATCCTTATATGTCTGATGATCTGGAACGCAAAGCGGGATTCAAGCGCGCATTTCCTGCACCGTTGACCCCGGAGCATATCACGAATGCGAACATGGTGCTGATCACCCATGAGCATGACGATCATATGGATCTGGGAACGATTGCGGTCATAGCCAAACAGAATCCAGAGACAATTTTTGTCGCACCGGCTTGCTGCCATGAAGCGATGAGAGAGGCCGGTGTCGCTCCGGAGCGTTTGTACGCGGCGATGTGCGATGAATGGCAGCAGTTTGAGGGCTTCCGACTGATGGCGATTCCGGCTGCCCATGAAACATTGGATGAGCATGAACAGTTCGGGCACCGATATGTCGGATATTTGGTGGATATCCAGGGCGTGTTGATCTACCATGCGGGAGATACCGTCGTTTATCCTGGTTTGGTTGAAAGGTTACAAGCGTATGCGATTGATATCGGGATGGTGCCGATCAACGGGGGAGATGCCTTCCGCCGGAAAGACGGAATCGTTGGAAATATGGGCTTTCGGGAGGCAGCAGAGCTTGCCGCAGCATCGGGATTCGATCTGACCATTCCCATGCACTATGATATTTTCCCTTGGAATGGAGAGAAGCCGGGGTATTTTGTAGATTATTGTTATGAGAACTATCCCTATATGAAGACCAAGGTGATGGCACGGACCGAGCGTTTGATTTATGTAAAAGATTAG